The Pseudomonas viciae genomic interval CGTGATCATGCCGGCGGCGGTTTCACCCACAAACTGGGTGATCGGGTCAGTATCAGCAGCCCGTTGCTCGGCAGCCTGCATAATCAAGTGACCCACAGCTGCGACGCCACACCCTGGACCTTCGGCGTCGGCGCCTTGCTGCGCAACCTGGCCGCCCGAGGACTGCTCGCCCGCTGAACCGTTTGCCGATTCGCCTAATTACAAGAGAGAAATGAATCATGACTGACACGCCAAAACGCCGCCTGCGCAGCGAGCAATGGTTCAACGACCCTGCCCACGCGGACATGACTGCCCTGTATGTCGAACGCTACATGAACTACGGGATGACCCGCGAAGAGCTGCAATCGGGACGCCCGATCATCGGCATCGCCCAGACCGGCAGCGACCTGACACCCTGCAACCGGCATCACCTGGAGCTGGCACAACGGGTCAAGGCCGGTATCCGTGACGCCGGCGGCATTCCCATGGAATTCCCGGTGCACCCGATCGCCGAGCAGTCGCGCCGGCCCACCGCGGCACTGGACCGTAACCTGGCCTACCTGGGATTGGTGGAGATCCTTCATGGTTATCCATTGGACGGCGTGGTGCTCACCACCGGTTGCGACAAGACCACCCCGGCCTGCCTGATGGCGGCGGCCACCACCGATCTGCCGGCGATTGTCCTGTCCGGCGGGCCGATGCTCGACGGTCACCACAAGGGCGAGTTGATCGGCTCCGGTACCGTGCTCTGGCATGCGCGCAACCTGATGGCCGCCGGGGAGATCGATTACGAAGGCTTCATGGAAATGACCACCGCCGCATCGCCGTCGGTGGGTCACTGCAACACCATGGGCACCGCCCTGTCGATGAACGCCCTGGCCGAAGCCCTGGGCATGTCGCTGCCCGGTTGCGCGAGCATTCCAGCGCCCTACCGCGAACGCGGACAAATGGCCTATGCCACCGGCAAGCGCATCTGCGAACTGGTGCTGCAAGACGTCCGCCCATCACAGATCATGACCCGCGAAGCCTTCGAGAACGCCATCGCCGTGGCCTCGGCATTGGGTGCTTCGAGCAACTGCCCACCGCACCTGATCGCCATTGCCCGGCACATGGGTGTCGAACTGAGCCTGGATGACTGGCAACGAATTGGCGAGGACGTGCCGCTACTGGTCAATTGCATGCCGGCGGGCAAGTACCTGGGTGAAGGTTTCCATCGGGCCGGTGGCGTGCCCGCGGTCATGCATGAACTGCAAAAAGCCGGACGCCTGCATGAAGACTGCGCCACGGTCAGCGGCAAGACCATCGGCGAAATCGTGCGCAGCAGCCTGACCAGCAACGCCGATGTGATCCACCCCTTCGACACCCCGCTCAAACACCGAGCCGGGTTCATCGTGCTCAGCGGCAATTTCTTCGACAGCGCGATCATGAAGATGTCGGTGGTGGGCGAAGCGTTCCGCAAGACCTACCTGTCCGAACCCGGTGCCGAGAATAGCTTCGAAGCCCGCGCCATCGTGTTCGAAGGACCGGAGGACTACCACGCCCGGATCGACGACCCGGCACTGGACATCGACGAGCGCTGCATCCTGGTGATCCGCGGCGTTGGCACCGTGGGCTACCCTGGCAGCGCCGAAGTGGTGAACATGGCCCCTCCGGCGGCGCTGATCAAGCAAGGCATCGACTCCCTGCCCTGCCTCGGCGACGGGCGCCAGAGCGGCACATCGGCAAGCCCGTCGATCCTCAACATGTCCCCGGAGGCAGCCGTGGGCGGCGGCCTGGCGTTGCTGAAAACCAACGACCGGCTGAAAGTGGACCTGAACACCCGAACCGTGAACTTGCTGATCGACGACGCCGAAATGAACCGCCGCCGGCTTGAGTGGACGCCGAACATTCCGCCGTCGCAAACGCCTTGGCAGGAACTGTATCGGCAATTGGTGGGACAGCTGTCCACGGGGGGCTGCCTGGAGCCTGCGACTTTGCATCTGCGAGTGATTGCTCGTAGTGGGGAGCCGCGTCATTCGCATTGACGAGGGCAAGCTCAGTATCGCTTCCGCGCACCGAGCGTGAAGCGATACACCAGTCCTGATACCTGGCAAATAGGCTTGCCTTACAGCATACGAGAAACGTAACCTTCTGGGCACGACACCCTTGCTGATCCGTCATTCAAGGCTATCGTCACCTCACGCGTGAAGGATTAACCGCAGCGATTCCCTGCTGCCCGATATCAAGGATGAAACATGATTCGACCCTCGTTTTCCAGCGCATGGGCCGCCTCTCAACGGATCTACGACACCGTCAATCCGTCTGAAAAAGTGGCGACCGTCATCGGCGGCAATGTTGCAACGAACATCAACAGCCGTGATCCGGCCCTACGGTGGGTCAACACCTGCGCAGTGCGCATGAGTTATATCCTCAACTACTCCGGCTCACTCATACCGCACATACGTGGCGAAACCGTGTCCGGCGCTGACAAGCGCTGGTACTTTTATCGCGTCAAAAGCCTGATTGCCTATCTGGAACAGCAATGGGGAAAAGCCGAGACGATCAGGTACCCGGCCGCCGATGGCGGCCCCCTGGCAGGCAAGAAGGGGCTGATTTTGTTTGAAGTTTCTGGCTGGTCGGACGCCCAGGGGCATGCCACGTTGTTTGACGGCAGAATGTGCTATGACCATTGCTATTTCAATGAGCCGGGCGTGAACTATCAGACCGACCGGGCGAACTTCTGGAGTTTGCCTTGATGAAGTATTTGACTGCGATCCTGGTACTGGCCTGGGCAGCCGCACCTTCCAACAGTTGGGCCAAGGATGATCCGATCCGCTCGCCACAGGCAGGCGAGCGCACCTACGCGCAAAACTACAAGGATATGGTGCTGGCGGACTGCATCGCTACCGCCTACAAGCGCGAACCTGAAACGGCCCAGGACGCCGGAAGCAGTGCCAGTGCGCTGATGGATTGGACCTATTTCGATCTGGAGCAAGCCCCCCAAGCCGGTAGGCCTCTGATTGACCAGTTTCTGGCCCGTGATTATCACAACCCCCTGGTCGAATCAGAGCGGCCAGGCGTGCGCTTTGAGTTGCTCAAATGCCTGGACCTGTACCACAGCAAGGAATTGGACAATCAGGTCAAGCAAGTGGTGATCAACCCCCAGCACACCTATCGCCAGGACAACCCGCCACGCCCCAAAAAGGAATGAGCCCTGCGCGCCGCCATCCGTGGTGCTGGCCGGACGGATAAGCTCTGTAAACGGCAATGCCCTTT includes:
- a CDS encoding IlvD/Edd family dehydratase; protein product: MTDTPKRRLRSEQWFNDPAHADMTALYVERYMNYGMTREELQSGRPIIGIAQTGSDLTPCNRHHLELAQRVKAGIRDAGGIPMEFPVHPIAEQSRRPTAALDRNLAYLGLVEILHGYPLDGVVLTTGCDKTTPACLMAAATTDLPAIVLSGGPMLDGHHKGELIGSGTVLWHARNLMAAGEIDYEGFMEMTTAASPSVGHCNTMGTALSMNALAEALGMSLPGCASIPAPYRERGQMAYATGKRICELVLQDVRPSQIMTREAFENAIAVASALGASSNCPPHLIAIARHMGVELSLDDWQRIGEDVPLLVNCMPAGKYLGEGFHRAGGVPAVMHELQKAGRLHEDCATVSGKTIGEIVRSSLTSNADVIHPFDTPLKHRAGFIVLSGNFFDSAIMKMSVVGEAFRKTYLSEPGAENSFEARAIVFEGPEDYHARIDDPALDIDERCILVIRGVGTVGYPGSAEVVNMAPPAALIKQGIDSLPCLGDGRQSGTSASPSILNMSPEAAVGGGLALLKTNDRLKVDLNTRTVNLLIDDAEMNRRRLEWTPNIPPSQTPWQELYRQLVGQLSTGGCLEPATLHLRVIARSGEPRHSH
- a CDS encoding type VI secretion system amidase effector protein Tae4, with product MIRPSFSSAWAASQRIYDTVNPSEKVATVIGGNVATNINSRDPALRWVNTCAVRMSYILNYSGSLIPHIRGETVSGADKRWYFYRVKSLIAYLEQQWGKAETIRYPAADGGPLAGKKGLILFEVSGWSDAQGHATLFDGRMCYDHCYFNEPGVNYQTDRANFWSLP
- a CDS encoding type VI secretion system amidase immunity protein Tai4, whose protein sequence is MKYLTAILVLAWAAAPSNSWAKDDPIRSPQAGERTYAQNYKDMVLADCIATAYKREPETAQDAGSSASALMDWTYFDLEQAPQAGRPLIDQFLARDYHNPLVESERPGVRFELLKCLDLYHSKELDNQVKQVVINPQHTYRQDNPPRPKKE